The Solanum pennellii chromosome 11, SPENNV200 genome contains a region encoding:
- the LOC114074846 gene encoding uncharacterized protein LOC114074846, with amino-acid sequence MGLGDTIKEENKASNQNCARAMIFLRHHLDEILKIEYLTVKDPLVLWKNLKERFDHLKMVIHPKARYDWMHLRLQDFKSIHEYNSAMFRITSQLKLCGETVSEIDMMEKTFSTFHASNVLLQQQYREKGFKKYSELISHLLVAEQNNDLLLKNHENRPTGSEPLPEVNEAYAHHARRGKGRGPNRGRGRGRGRGRGRDYGQERNSNLGINHSSNKKETIN; translated from the exons ATGGGTCTTGGAGAcaccataaaagaagaaaataaggcaTCAAATCAAAACTGTGCACGAGCAATGATATTCTTGCGTCATCATCTTGACGAGATTCTGAAAATCGAATATCTGACAGTTAAGGATCCACTTGTTTTGTGGAAAAACCTAAAAGAAAGATTTGACCACTTGAAGATGGTCATACATCCAAAGGCACGATATGATTGGATGCATCTAAGGCTACAAGACTTTAAGTCTATACATGAGTATAATTCTGCCATGTTCAGAATCACTTCtcaattgaaattatgtggagaaacgGTTAGTGAgattgatatgatggaaaagacATTCTCCACTTTCCATGCCTCGAATGTGCTCTTGCAGCAACAATATCGAGAGAAAGGTTTCAAAAAGTATTCTGAACtaatttctcatcttcttgtggccgagcaaaataatgatttattattgaaaaatcatgAGAATCGACCTACTGGATCTGAACCACTTCCTGAAGTGAATGAGGCGTACGCCCACCATGCTAGGCGTGGAAAAGGTCGCGGTCCTAATCGTGGACGTGGACGTGGTCGTGGACGTGGACGTGGTCGTGATTATGGTCAAGAACGTAATTCTAATCTTGGCAttaatcattcatcaaataaaaag GAAACAATAAATTAA